The DNA segment GGTGGCATTGCAGGGCTATGAACGCTTCTTCGCCGGCGACAGCGAAACCGCCACCCCCTTCGACACGCTGTCAGTGCCGCAGCTCTCCTTCACCCCCGAGGTTTTGACGAAAGTGCAGAAGGACCCCCAGGAAATGTCCTATCGCGAGCTGGAGCAATTCATTGCCGAGGTGGCCAACAACGGCGGTAATCCGCAACACTGGCTGGTCGATCTCTATCTCAAGATTTCATTTCCCTTCACCAATCTCATCATTCTGCTGTTTGGCGCGCCGCTGGCGGTCGGCCGCGTGCGCTCCGGGGGGGCAGTGGGAGTGGCGCTCACGCTGGTGATCACTTTTCTTTATTTCGGCATGGTCAAGACCGGGCAGTCGCTCGGTCAGAACGGCACCATTCCGCCGCTGCTCGGCGCCTGGCTGGGCAATCTGATTTTTTTGCTGGCGGGAGGCTTGGTGTTGTGGCGTGTGAAGACATGAGGCGGACCTCCTGCCCACGGTCACCAACCTTTCACCTGAATGTTACGCCTGAATTTTGCATGCTGGCCTGCTGTTCTCCGGAAGAAATGGCGGGTGTGACATGCACCCCTGCCGGAGTTGACCGCACGCTTGCCTGTGAGATTTCTCTGCACCATCCATCGGCTGAATCGGCCTCGTGATCAAATCTGCGTTCATCACGGAGGAGGGGCCAACTGCGGTGCACGAGGCGGTTTTCAAACACAGCCAAAACACTCGGGCAAAGATGCGAGACCGCAAAGATTTTTAAACCACAAAGGCCGGCAGGGACATCGCGACAAGCCCGGCGGCCTTTGTGGTTTTTGTGGTGTTGATGCTTGTTTGGGCAATTGCTGCAGAAAAATTTTTGCGTCTCCTGGCGGGGGAGCTTTCGCCGTGCCTGACAAGGCAAAGACATCGGATACGATGTCTGCACTGCAGTTTTCAGCCGGAAGCACTGGGCCAAAGCAAAACAACAAAGCGCCTCCGGTTTCATACTCAGCCGGCGGTCAGCGGCCACCCTGCGGGCTGGAGTTGGTCCAGATACTCGCGAAACCGTTGAATCGCTGCGTGTTCGCGTTCTCCCAGACGGTAAATGAAGCCGTCGAAGTAGGCCTGCACCTCGGCAGAGGTCAACCCCAGCCGCTTGCCGTGCAGCACCCCCCAGTCAGGCTGGCGCTGTTCGGCGCTCCTGGCGGCGCGTTCGAGGTCGGCCAGCAGTTGCTCGCGATCTTGTGCCGCAACATCACGGCGAATCGCCCATACCGCGAAGACGAAGGGCAGTCCGGTCCAGGCATGCCACTCATGGCCGAGATCGAAAACATAATGGAAGCCCGCCAGCCCGGCGTGCAGGCGACGCAGGGCTTCATCGCCGATCACCAGTGCCGCATCGAAGCGGCCGGCTTCCTGGGCCTGAAACACCGTGTGCATGCGCTGCAGCTCGGCCCGCACGCCGTATTTCTCCCGCAAAATGACCTTCAGCAATTCGATCGAGGTGGAGGTGTCGGCGGTGACCCCGATGCGCCTGCCTTCCAGTTCGTGCCAGGTGAAGTTGGAATAGAGGATGACGCTGTGCGCCAGGTCCTTCACCGCGATGCCGTAATCCAGCATGGCGTAATTTTTCTCGACACGGAAGTAATCCACCAGGGACAGGGGGCCGCCCTCGATCTGATGGCGTGCGGCGAGCCGCCCCATCTGCTGGGGGGACATCGGCACCTGCTTGACGCGTGTCGGCGCGAACTCGCGGTAGAACGGCACGCAGTTGAGATAGGGAATTTTGCCGAGGGCGTGCGGCGCGTGCACTGCCAGCGGGTTGTATAGAATGTCACGCTCCACCGGAATCTTGCCGCTGCTGCGGATGAGCTGGATGATGTGATTTTTGGCCAGGGCCACGGGGCTGGTGGCATGCGCCGCATGCGCGATGCGCTCCTCGCCAACCGTGCCGTCCATGTCGTCCGCGCCGAAATGCAGCGCCACGGGCGCGACCTCCGCGGTGAGCATGATCCAATAGGCCTTGATGTGCGGGAAATTGTCGAGCATCAGCCGCGACACCGCGATGGTTTTGAGATCATCGACCGCGGAGGTGTAGCGATCGACCACGCCGTTGTTGCCGGGCTGGTAGGCCAGTGGGATGAACGTCAGAAAGCCGCGTGATTCCTCCTGCTGCTCGCGCAGTTTGATCAGGTGCTGCACCCGTTCCTCCAGCGTCTCGAGGTGGCCGTAGAGCATGGTCGCGTTGGTGGGTATCCCCAGTTCGTGCGCGGCACGATGCACCTCGCGCCAGCGCTTTTCCCCGATTTTCTGGTTGAACAGCCGCCGCCGCACGCGTTCGGAGAAAACCTCGGCGCCCCCGCCCGGCATCGTGCTCAACCCCGCCTCTTTGAGCTGGCGCAATACCTCGTGAATCGGCAGCTTGAATTTTTTGGAGAAAAAGTCGATTTCCACCGCGGTCCAGGCCTTGATGTCGATTTGGGGGAAATGCGACTTGATTTGCCGCATCATGTCGAGATAAAATTCCCACGGCCACTCCGGGTGCAGCCCGCCGACAATGTGCACCTCCTGCAGCTCGTGATTGAGCTTGCCGAGAATTTGCTCGATGGTCATGGCGTAGGCGCGCGGGTCACCGGCTTTCACTGCGAAGTCGCAGAATTTGCATGACAGCACGCAGATGTTGGTGGGGTTGACCTGGCGGTTCACAACGAAGTACACCGCGTCGCCGCTTTTTTCGCGCTGCACCGCATGCGCCATTTTGCCGAGACCGAGCAGATCGTCGGTTTGCAGCATGGTCACACCGTCTTCCAGCCCGAGCCGTTCGCCCGCCCGGACTTTTTCCCAAATGGGGAGGAGTTTGGGGTCGTGGAATTGGATTGCAGACATGAATGCCATGGTTGATTCTTCCTTCGTTATCTGGATGCAATATTTTTCTGTTTGCAGTAAAACCGACCAAACGTCATCGCCAATACTCTTCCCATCTCCGCGCCACCCTCTCCCGGATCTCCTCCGTCATCACCAGCGGCCCGGGATAGCCCGGCTTCCAGGTGGCGTCGATGCCCATCACCCCGCGGTAAATCGGGCTGATGCCGTGCAGCGACTGCTCGCTGAAGATGACATCGCGCTCGGCATCGAAGCGCGTAAAGACGCCCCAAATGTAGCTTTCCCGGGAATGCAAATCAACATCCGCACTCACTGCAGCAATAATTTTTAGCGGGCGCAGTTCCGGGAGTTTGACCAGAGGTTCGATGATCCTGCGGCCTTCGCCCGCAGTTTTCACCAGCAGCAGCACCTCTTCATGAAGGCAGGCCTCCAGCACGCCGGGGAAATCCTGCGGCAGGCGCGCGATCACGTTTGACATTCTCGCCCTCTCTTCCCCGGCTGCCGGCCCCGTCTCTTTGCCCGGCCGCTCCGGCTTCATCGTGGCATCCAAAATCATCTTGCTGCCAAGATTCATTTTGAAGGAGGTGAAATCCAGCGTGTCGAGCGGCACTTTGGGAATCATCACGAAATCATAATGCGGATCGAAGTTTTCCCGGAGGGCGGCCAGCACCGCCTGCCAGTCGCGCACGTTGACGTGATCGGACACCAGCACGATACATTTGGTGAGCGCAAGCTGATCCGTGCCCATCAACCCCAGCGCGGATTTCATCGCTTCCTTTTGATAGCGCTGCTCCACAGACACCACGAGCAGGTTGTGAAAGCCGGCTTCATAATAAGCCCATATGCTTTTGATCTCCTTGTGAAGCAGGCGGGCGAGCGGCCCGAGGATCTGCTGCGTGGCATCGCCGAGGAACTTGTCTTCCATCGGCGGCTTGCCGACCACGGTGCAGGGATAAATTGCGCCGCGGCGATGCGTGATCTTGCTGAGATGAAAGACGGGAAAATCAGCCGCGTGTGAATAATGGCCAAAATGATCGCCGAACGGGCCCTCGCGCCGGGTTTCGGCAAGCGGCACCCGGCCCTCCAAAATGAACTCCGCCTCGGCGGGCACCGGCAGGGCGATGGATTTGCCCCAGACCATGGGCATGGGCGCGCCCCGCAGAAAGCCCGCCAACATCACCTCATCGATGCCCTCGGGCAGGGCGGCAATTGTCGCCAGCAGCAGGGCGGGATGGGTGCCCAGCGCCACCGCGATTTCGAATTCCCGGCTGAGCTTTTGTGCCTGGTAATAATGAAAACCGCCACCCTTTTGAATCTGCCAGTGCATGCCGGTGGTGCGATCATCATAAACCTGCATGCGATACATGCCGACATTGCGCCTGCCATCGCGCGGATCGTGGGTGAAGACCTGGCCCAGGGTGATGAAGCGGCCGCCGTCCTCCGGCCAGCATTTTTGCACCGGCAGGTGCGAGAGGTTGGGCTCGCTGACGACTTGTTGGGAGAGCGCGTGGCGGCAGCGCCCGGGCCGCGCTGCAAGCAGGCGCTTGACCACCGGCCAGTGGTCCAGGACCAGCCGGGGCTTGGGAGGCATGGCCGCTTCGACGAAATGAATCAGCTCTTCACCGAGTTGATCGGGAGGCTTGCCGAGTGCCAGCTCGATGCGGCGGGCACTGGCGAGCAGATTGATGGCAAGCGGGAAGCGCGCACCTTTGACGTTTTCAAAGAGCAGCGCCGGCCGCTCTTCCCGCAGGGCGCGCACCGCGATCTCAGTGATCTCCAGTTCGGGATCGACTTCGACTTTGACGCGATGTAATTCGCCGAGAGATTCGAGGTGGCGGGCAAAATCGCCGAGAGTTTTGAAGGACATAAATCACAAGCAGCTTGGTGCAGTGGTTCGAGCAGGCGGTGAAAAATGCCGGCGCGCCGTCCTTAAGAAGTCCGCGGGGTGATGGTGATGGTTGTCGGCAGGCCCAAATCCGTCATCATTTGCAGCAGGGTTTCGCGCAATCCCTGCTCCAGCGGCCGCACCATGTATCCCAACTCACGCTTCGCTTTGGCATTGTCTCCGAGATAAGTCACACCCGCCGAGACACGCAGGGTTTCCGCTGCGTAGGTTTCCGGGATTGTCAGGAAGGTGCCGAAGAAAGCGCTGAGTGCCGCCAGGAAGCGCAGCAACCCCGGCTTGGCGCGCAGCCGCGGCGCTTTGATGCCGGTGATGCGTTCGGCGATGGCAAAGGCCTCGATCAGGGTGTGTGGCGGCCCGGCCAGGATGTAGCTTTCACCGGGCCGGCCTTTTTCCATCGCCAGGAGATGGCCGCGCACCACGTCATCGACATGCGCCCAACAGAAAGCGGTGCGCTCGGGCAGCAGTGGCAGTCGGCGCTGCAAGTACTGTTTGAAGGTCTGCGCCACGGCGCTGGTATCACCGGGGCCGTAAACCAAGCCGGGCTGCACGATCACCAGGGGCAGCCCGGCGGCGGCCATGGGCACTGCGACTTGATGGTGGGCGAGCCATTTGGTGCGATCATATTCACTCAGATGCGGTCCGTCGTGGCGATAATGTTCATCCACCATGCGGCCGTGCGTGTCCGAAAAGACAGCGAGTGTGCTGGTGTACACGGCCTTGGGGATGCCCAGCTCGCGCACCAGTTCCAGCACATGGCGTGTGCCCGCGACATTGATTCTTTCCGCCATTGTGCTATCTTTGGCGCCGATCTTGTACCACGCCGCCAGATGAAAGACACGGTCGGCGCCGGCCATGGCCGGCCGCATGCCCGCCTTGTCGGTGAGGTCACCAGATGCGAGTGTGACGCCCGCCTCTGCGAGAGAAGCCGCCCGCCCGGGATTGCGCACCAGCGCCACCACCTCGTGGCCGGCCGCACGCAGCGCCCTTGCCAGACGGCCGCCGATGAAACCGGTCGCGCCGGTGAGAAAGTATCTCATCGCGTTTTTCCGCTCAACCGTCGCCCTGCCATCCGGCGGCGCGGAATGTCCGCCCGTGCCGGGTGTGGCCTCACATCATTTTCATGATTTTGTTTTTGACACTGACGGGATCGGCGACATTCTCGAAAATCACTTCGATGCCGGAGGTTCCCGAGCTGCTGAATTCGATGTTGCCGATGCCGAGCAGCCGCTGGATGAAAGTTTGCGTCACGTTGATGTTGCGCACGTCCTCCACGCGCACCGACTTGATCTCGCGCGCGATGTAGCCATGCCGGCTTTCAATGGTGCCGTCTTCGACCGTGAAGCGCCAGGCGTAGTGACGGAACACCATGATCAAACAGAGCAGCAACAGCGGTACGGCAAACAGGGAGAGCGAAGCGGCCGGATTGCGGCTGTCAGGCGTCACATATGACTCGTACAGCACCGCAAGCATGCCGGCCACGAAAAAGAGCGCCAGAAACATCAGACCCCATTGCCGCCGCCAGGCCGGACGAGTGCGATAAATCATTTTGCCGTCACCTTCTCACTTGTTGTTGCTGACAAGATGCGAAAAAGCCGGGCAACCTGCAAGTTGGAATTCCAAACAAGCAAGGAGATGAAGCATGACACAAATGGGCGAAGGTGGTTTGGTGATGATCGTGCTGCTCATGGCACTGGGCGGATGGGCGACCGTGGCGGAAGCCGGCACGGGCCGGCCGCGCGCCCGTGAAGCCGGCGTGGAAGTCGGCATTCTGCCCCCCGGTCCGTGGAATGCGATCACCGATGTCCGTGGCGTTAAAGTCGGCCATTGCACCGTGTGGCGCGGGGATTCGGTGCGCACCGGGGTGACCGTGATTCTGCCGCACGCCGGCAACATTTTTCAGGAAAAAGTACCGGCCGCGGTTCACTGCGGCAATGCGTTCGGCAAACTGGCGGGTTCCACGCAGGTGGTGGAGTTGGGCACGCTCGAAACGCCGATCGCGCTGACCAACACGCTGAGCGTACCGGTGGCGGTGCAAGCACTGGTGAAATACACTTTGCAGCAGCCCGGCAATGAAATGGTGACTTCGGTGAATGCGGTGGTGGGAGAAACCAACGACGGCTGGTTGAATGACATCCGCGGGATGCACGTGCAGGAGGAACATGTGTGGCAGGCGCTGCAGGCTGCCACAAGCGGTGCCGTGGAAGAAGGCAGTGTGGGCGCGGGCACCGGCACGCATTGTCTGGGCTTCAAGGGTGGGATCGGCACTTCTTCGCGGCGGCTGCCGCCGGGGTTGGGCTGCTACACCGTCGGCGTGCTGGTGCAAACGAATTTTGGCGGTATTCTCACCATCAATGGGGCGCCGGTGGGACGGGAGTTGGGCAAATTTTATCTGAGCGAGCAGGTGCAAAAAGCGCAGGAGGGCGGCTCGTGCATGATGGTGGTTGCCACGGATGCGCCGCTCTCCCCGCGCAATCTCGAACGTCTCGCCAGGCGGGCGTTGTTCGGCCTGGCCCGCGCCGGCAGCTTCATGGCCAACGGCAGCGGCGATTACGTGATCGCGTTCTCGACCGCGTATCGCATTGCGCAGCAACTGCCGCCGGACCGCCTGCAGCCCGCGAACGAGCTGGCGAATGAGGCCATGACGCCGCTTTTTCTCGCGGTCGTGGAGGCCACGGAAGAGGCCGTCTATAATTCCTTGTTCAAGGCGACAACCGTCGCGGGCAGAGGCGGACACAAGCTGGAGGCACTGCCAATAGCGGAAACACTCGCACTGTTGCAGCGCTATCAAGTTTTGCACCTGCAGCAGCGCCTGCCCGGCCTTGCGCAAGGCGGAGAGAAGTGAACCGCGAACTCCCACACCGGCCTGGCATGGGAGATTCGCAGCCATCCATGAGGTGGTCGCGAAGTCGGGTTTGTTGGAAAACCGCACCGCGCCGTCGAACCACGGCGGGAGCCTGCGGAGTCGAGCCGTGAGAGACCCGGGAGGCAAGCTCACCAATCCTGCCCGAGCCCGGCCCGGCTGGTGCGGAGTCGTCCGGCCACGGGCGCGTTCCGGGATCACTCAGGCGAGCGCGCCGTCGGTCTCAATGCGCAGCCAGTCGATTTCCCATAGTTGCAGCCTGCCGCGCGCATGAGGTGCTCCGTTGTCGTAAAGTGGCAGCGCGCGCGGGTGCCTGGGAGTGCCGATCAAGCGGCAGCCGTCGCGGAATTCGATCTCGAATTTGTTGGCCCAGAGATACCGCCGCAGCGCCACGACGTGTGAGATGTTTTTCATGGAGGCGATCTGTCGCAGCCCAATCCTGGTGGGGCCCATGGCCGTTGCGAACGTCAGCATCCGGTTTTCCGCCAGCGCCGTGATTTCGGATCCGTCATACAGTCCGGCATGAAGGGTCAACAGCGGCACCACTTCATGCTTGTGGTGCGAGGGGAACAAGTCGAGAAACATGTTGTTCTCCTTGGGCGATTGGTTTGTGCGGTGAGCCGGCGCGGCTCAGTGCGCGGTTTGCACGGCACTGCTTCTGGTCTTCTCAACCGGTTTGACTTCCACCGTGAAGAAGTCCTGGCTGAAGAGAAACCAGAGCAGCAGGAAGAGGAACACAAAGAATTTGACCAGTCGCCACATCCCCTTGAGTGGACTGCGTCTGCCAATGGCGTCAAGGGAGGGCGACTCACTTCCATCGAGAAGTGAGAGCAGCAACACCAGGTCTGATGCCCGCATTTTGCACCTCCTTGGCGGTAATTTGTGCACAACAATAGTGTGAATGAACGAGGCGGTCTGGAGAAAGCAAGGGATCGTGCGGGATGGTTGTTGCGACAACGGTCATGAGCAAAATCCCGCAGTGCAGTGAAGGCTTGTGACCGCTGCACCGATGAGCAGCCGGTCGTGGCAGCAAGGCCCGATCAGGGAAAAACTGTCGTCGCACGCGACCGGCTTTTCACTTCTTTAAACCGTACGAGGGAGGGTTGAAGTTCTTGCCTGGCCGGGCGGCGTGAGGCGGGAATCGTCACAAGGATTTGCTGTTGTCACAATACCGGCGCCGGAAGGTGATGCAGCAGCTCCGGAAAATTGAGGGCAGTGAGGTCAATAAATGGTGGCTGGTGGGAATGGTGACCGGTCGGCGGATTGGTGAGCAGCAGCCGTGATTCCCCGCTTTCGAAGGTGGCGGTGACGAAGAGATACTTGTTTTTGCCTGCCGCCTTTGCCGGCAGGGGAACGCTGCGGGTGAATTGCGCATTTTGCAGCTTGCGGCTGATGTTGGAAAATTTTTCCGTGGGTCGCGGACTGGTGCTGGCATCGGGAACCAGTTTGCTTTCCCAGAAATGGTAAAAGCGCTGCAGATCGGCATCCGGGATGGAGTAGAAACAGAGCAGCACGGAGAGCAAATTGTCGAGTTTGGGGAGCAGCTCTCCGGCCACTCGGCGGGAATTTTCGTTGCCGGGCGCAAGCAGGCGTTGGTATTTGCCCAATTCTTCCTCGAGTCGTGGAAATGCGCTGTTCATCAGCAGGTCTGGAAGAGCGGTAACCGTGATCGGCCTGGTTTTGAGCAGTTGGCTCGCGATCGCACGGATGTGTAATTCCTGCAACAGATACTGCGTCAGCGTGAGTCGCTGCCGTGCCCGTACCAGGGCGGGAGGATGTGCGCTTGCAGGCCGCGCGGTGAGCTGAATTTGTTCGTCCAGTTCCTGCCAATTGAAGGCGTCGGCATACGGGCTGTGGGGCTGATAAAATGCTTTTGTGGGTTGCAGCGAGGACGCCAGTTGCCTGCTCTGCGCCGCCGGCGGAAAGAGGTCGGGCTGATCGAGCGCCGCGCGCTTCAGGGCCCGTTCGAGCAATTCGGTAGTGGAATAAAAGTAAACCGACCGGTTGGCACGATGGTGCAGGATGGTCCAACTGCTGTGCATGAAGAAACACTTGGGGAACCAGCGCCGGCAGACCAGCTCCAGCAGCAGCCAGCGGCCCTCGTCGAAGCTCAGGGGCACGTGTTCCGGCGGGCTGCCGGCAACCGGTAGTCGCAGGAGGAATTGCCCGTGTTTTGAATCGGCCTCGAAGAAATGGTGGGGAATATACAGGTGAAAGTGATGAATCATGCCGGGCCGGCGTTGTTGCAAACTGTCCTCAACCTCACGCAGCGCGGTCTCACGCAAATTCCTCTGCCAGTCTTCCGTTGCGCCCTCGACCTGGTCCCAGGCGGCGACCAGGTCCGGGAAAAAAGCCGGCAGTTGGAAGTCGATGCCGAGCTCAGGATCGGAGATTTTCACCGCGGGTTGGTGCTGACCCTGCGCCAGCAGCGCGGCGGCGGGCGCGATCTCATCAGCGATGACAAACATCCCGCCGCTGCGGTGATGGCGGCGGAGAAAGAAATAGGGCCGGCGGCATAGTTGGAGAAGATCTGCAAGATATTCCACCAATTCGCGATCGCGCCGGCTGCCTTTGAAATCGGAGGGGGCGATGAGGAGGTTTTCTTCCGCCCACACAGATGCCGTTTGCAACAGGTTTTCCCGGCGGCTGGGATAGGCGGTGTTCACCAGAAAAAGCGGATACCCGCTGGGCCGATGTTGTTGCAAGGCATGCAGCCGTTTATGGCTCTGTTGGTATTTCTCGTATCCCGTCGCCCCCAGCGCCACGGCATGGTAAAAATGCTCGATCCACCCCCGCAACAGGGTCCAGCTCTGGTCACTCTTCGCTTTGGCATCCGGTAAAAAATCCCACTGGTTGGGGGGCGGCCAGTCGTCCAGCTCGGCTTCGCGAATGGCAACCTCCCGCTCTTTGGAACTGTTCATCCATTGCAGCAGGCGCTGGAAGATGAAGTCGAGCGCATGATGCACATAGACATTTTCGACTGGCACCGTTTCCTTTTTTTGCTGGCGGGAGAGATAAAATTCGGCCAGCTCGAGCAGCGCGAGGAAGCTCTCGCGGGCATTTGGCAAACAATGAGGGGCGAATTTCTGAAGCACAAGAAATTTTTCCCAATCGGTGTAGTGGGTGCCGCTTTTGTGAGGAGGGGTGACGGGGATTTGCAGAAGGCCGATGAGTGCCGGCAGCCGCAGCTCGCGCAGGCCGTAATGTTTCAGGAAGGCGTTGGTGTCGATGATCTGCGAGAGCGAGCCGGCGGAGATGATTTCACCGCGGGTGTCGTCGTAGGAAAAATAATCCAGGTAAAGATCGATCCAGAAAACATCATAGGGATCCCCGCGTAGCATCTGCCATTTCGTCCGGGCGATGGCATGGCAAATGCTCGCCGCAAAGTCCACCCGGACCTGTCCGCCCAGCAGGGCGGCGAAATTGCCTTTGATCAGCTCGCGCAGGCTGGCATTGTCTTCAACGACCAGAAAAGACCAGTTGCTTTTCGCAGCACGCACGGCATAACCTCCCCAGATAAATGTGCCACAGATAGTCCTGCTGAACGATTCGGAAATCCGGTGCCTCCGCCGTGTTCGAGTAGATGAGGTAACGCAGGATTTGCAGGCCCCGGTTCTCGGCACCATAACGCAGCAAGGCCTTCACCTCGTCGGGAAAGCGTTCGCGGATTTCGCTGCTGTTGCTGAAGTCGAAGACGAAATACACGCCCGCGTTCCGCGGCGCCGCCGTCAGTCGGATGACACACTCCTGGCGTCCGGTGAGCGGCGAAACAGCGACATGGTTGAAGAAATTGCTCAGCAAATTGTTGAGAATCGCCTCCAGACGCAGCTGGCCATCTTCGAGCATGAGCAGCGGCGGCGCCTGCACCGTGATTTCGGCGGCCGGCGAGAGAGCGGAAAAGCTCTCACGCAAGATGGCCAGACAGGCGGCTTCCGGCCGGCCGGGATGCGCTTGCACATGAGCCTGCCACCAGTCCATCACCTCCAGCCGGGATGAGCCGGCGTTCAGGCACAGGGAGGGATGGTGATTGCGGCGGTAGCTCGCGGTGAAACGCCGGCTCTTCAGCCAGGCGCGCCAGTTGTTGAAGAAGATTTCACTGAAAAACTGCGGCAGCAGCAATGATTTCCGCTGCCGTTCCGGCATCTCCCCGGCGGCTCTCCCG comes from the candidate division KSB1 bacterium genome and includes:
- a CDS encoding menaquinone biosynthesis protein yields the protein MHAPHALGKIPYLNCVPFYREFAPTRVKQVPMSPQQMGRLAARHQIEGGPLSLVDYFRVEKNYAMLDYGIAVKDLAHSVILYSNFTWHELEGRRIGVTADTSTSIELLKVILREKYGVRAELQRMHTVFQAQEAGRFDAALVIGDEALRRLHAGLAGFHYVFDLGHEWHAWTGLPFVFAVWAIRRDVAAQDREQLLADLERAARSAEQRQPDWGVLHGKRLGLTSAEVQAYFDGFIYRLGEREHAAIQRFREYLDQLQPAGWPLTAG
- a CDS encoding UbiD family decarboxylase, yielding MSFKTLGDFARHLESLGELHRVKVEVDPELEITEIAVRALREERPALLFENVKGARFPLAINLLASARRIELALGKPPDQLGEELIHFVEAAMPPKPRLVLDHWPVVKRLLAARPGRCRHALSQQVVSEPNLSHLPVQKCWPEDGGRFITLGQVFTHDPRDGRRNVGMYRMQVYDDRTTGMHWQIQKGGGFHYYQAQKLSREFEIAVALGTHPALLLATIAALPEGIDEVMLAGFLRGAPMPMVWGKSIALPVPAEAEFILEGRVPLAETRREGPFGDHFGHYSHAADFPVFHLSKITHRRGAIYPCTVVGKPPMEDKFLGDATQQILGPLARLLHKEIKSIWAYYEAGFHNLLVVSVEQRYQKEAMKSALGLMGTDQLALTKCIVLVSDHVNVRDWQAVLAALRENFDPHYDFVMIPKVPLDTLDFTSFKMNLGSKMILDATMKPERPGKETGPAAGEERARMSNVIARLPQDFPGVLEACLHEEVLLLVKTAGEGRRIIEPLVKLPELRPLKIIAAVSADVDLHSRESYIWGVFTRFDAERDVIFSEQSLHGISPIYRGVMGIDATWKPGYPGPLVMTEEIRERVARRWEEYWR
- a CDS encoding NAD-dependent epimerase/dehydratase family protein, coding for MRYFLTGATGFIGGRLARALRAAGHEVVALVRNPGRAASLAEAGVTLASGDLTDKAGMRPAMAGADRVFHLAAWYKIGAKDSTMAERINVAGTRHVLELVRELGIPKAVYTSTLAVFSDTHGRMVDEHYRHDGPHLSEYDRTKWLAHHQVAVPMAAAGLPLVIVQPGLVYGPGDTSAVAQTFKQYLQRRLPLLPERTAFCWAHVDDVVRGHLLAMEKGRPGESYILAGPPHTLIEAFAIAERITGIKAPRLRAKPGLLRFLAALSAFFGTFLTIPETYAAETLRVSAGVTYLGDNAKAKRELGYMVRPLEQGLRETLLQMMTDLGLPTTITITPRTS
- a CDS encoding PH domain-containing protein yields the protein MIYRTRPAWRRQWGLMFLALFFVAGMLAVLYESYVTPDSRNPAASLSLFAVPLLLLCLIMVFRHYAWRFTVEDGTIESRHGYIAREIKSVRVEDVRNINVTQTFIQRLLGIGNIEFSSSGTSGIEVIFENVADPVSVKNKIMKMM
- a CDS encoding P1 family peptidase, yielding MIVLLMALGGWATVAEAGTGRPRAREAGVEVGILPPGPWNAITDVRGVKVGHCTVWRGDSVRTGVTVILPHAGNIFQEKVPAAVHCGNAFGKLAGSTQVVELGTLETPIALTNTLSVPVAVQALVKYTLQQPGNEMVTSVNAVVGETNDGWLNDIRGMHVQEEHVWQALQAATSGAVEEGSVGAGTGTHCLGFKGGIGTSSRRLPPGLGCYTVGVLVQTNFGGILTINGAPVGRELGKFYLSEQVQKAQEGGSCMMVVATDAPLSPRNLERLARRALFGLARAGSFMANGSGDYVIAFSTAYRIAQQLPPDRLQPANELANEAMTPLFLAVVEATEEAVYNSLFKATTVAGRGGHKLEALPIAETLALLQRYQVLHLQQRLPGLAQGGEK